A genomic region of Lates calcarifer isolate ASB-BC8 linkage group LG9, TLL_Latcal_v3, whole genome shotgun sequence contains the following coding sequences:
- the hmgcs1 gene encoding hydroxymethylglutaryl-CoA synthase, cytoplasmic gives MPGSAAISCLGPWPKDVGIIAMELYFPAQYVDQAELEQFDGVPSGKYTVGLGQARMGFCSDCEDINSLCLTVVQRLMERNSLSYDSVGRLEVGTETIIDKSKSVKTVIMQLFEDSGNTDVEGIDTTNACYGGTAALFNAVNWVESSSWDGRYALVVAGDIAVYATGSARPTGGAGAVAMLVGPNAPLAFERGLRGTHMQHAYDFYKPDLVSEYPVVDGKLSIECYLSALDRCYSVYRNKIHAQWQREGSERRFSLEDFGFLVFHSPYCKLVQKSLARLMLNDFLSHPNPNTETGPYTGLDAFRDVQPEETYFDRDVEKAFMKASADLFERKTKASLLISNQNGNMYTPSVYGCLASLIAQHTPSQIAGQRIGVFSYGSGFAATLYSLRVTQDHTPGSGLDKLVSSLSDLKVRLDSRKKVSPAVFSENMKLREETHHLASYVPRGSVEDLFPGTWYLTRVDDKHRREYARRPQDHDLPAEPQLVRSSTATEHIPSPAKKMPRIPAATACPEAAVSN, from the exons ATGCCTGGATCAGCCGCAATTAGTTGCTTGGGACCGTGGCCCAAAGATGTGGGTATCATTGCCATGGAACTGTACTTCCCAGCCCAGTATGTGGACCAGGCCGAGCTGGAGCAGTTTGATGGTGTGCCATCTGGTAAATACACTGTGGGACTGGGCCAAGCTCGCATGGGCTTCTGCTCAGACTGTGAAGACATCAACTCTCTGTGCCTAACGGTGGTCCAGAGGCTGATGGAGAGGAACAGCCTGTCCTACGACAGCGTGGGTCGACTGGAGGTTGGCACTGAGACCATCATTGACAAGTCCAAATCCGTCAAGACAGTCATCATGCAGCTGTTTGAAGACTCAGGCAATACAGATGTGGAGGGCATTGACACCACTAATGCCTGCTATGGTGGGACAGCTGCACTCTTCAATGCTGTCAACTGGGTGGAATCTAGCTCATGGGATG GGCGCTACGCTTTGGTGGTAGCAGGTGACATTGCTGTCTACGCCACAGGAAGTGCCCGGCCTACTGGGGGTGCTGGTGCAGTGGCTATGCTGGTTGGGCCTAATGCTCCTCTAGCCTTTGAACGAG GTCTGCGAGGAACTCACATGCAGCACGCATATGACTTCTACAAGCCAGACCTGGTGTCAGAGTACCCGGTGGTGGATGGCAAGTTGTCGATAGAGTGCTACTTGAGTGCCTTGGACCGCTGCTACTCTGTGTATCGCAACAAGATCCATGCACAGTGGCAAAGAG AGGGTTCAGAGAGGCGCTTCAGCTTGGAGGACTTTGGCTTTCTAGTCTTTCATTCCCCATACTGCAAGCTGGTGCAGAAGTCGCTGGCCAGACTGATGCTGAACGATTTCCTGAGCCACCCCAACCCCAACACTGAGACGGGACCCTACACAGGCCTTGATGCCTTCAG AGATGTACAGCCAGAAGAGACCTACTTTGATCGGGATGTGGAGAAGGCCTTCATGAAGGCCAGTGCAGATCTGTTTGAAAGGAAGACCAAGGCCTCCCTACTGATCTCCAACCAGAATGGAAACATGTACACACCCTCTGTCTACGGCTGCCTGGCATCACTCATTGCACA acacacaccttcacaGATAGCAGGACAGAGGATTGGAGTTTTCTCCTACGGTTCAGGATTTGCTGCTACTCTGTATTCTCTCCGAGTCACACAGGACCATACACCTG GATCTGGTCTGGACAAACTCGTATCCAGCCTGAGTGACCTGAAGGTCAGATTGGACTCGAGGAAGAAGGTTTCACCTGCTGTATTCTCGGAGAATATGAAGCTGAGAGAGGAGACTCACCACTTAG CCAGCTACGTCCCTCGAGGCTCAGTGGAGGATCTGTTCCCAGGGACATGGTACCTGACGCGAGTGGATGATAAACACCGCAGGGAATATGCCCGCAGACCTCAAGACCATGACCTGCCAGCAGAGCCGCAACTTGTACGCTCCAGCACTGCCACTGAG